From a region of the Castor canadensis chromosome 7, mCasCan1.hap1v2, whole genome shotgun sequence genome:
- the Runx3 gene encoding runt-related transcription factor 3 isoform X1, with the protein MRIPVDPSTSRRFTPPSTAFPCGGGGGSKMGENSGALSAQAAVGPGGRARPEVRSMVDVLSDHAGELVRTDSPNFLCSVLPSHWRCNKTLPVAFKVVALGDVPDGTVVTVMAGNDENYSAELRNASAVMKNQVARFNDLRFVGRSGRGKSFTLTITVFTNPTQVATYHRAIKVTVDGPREPRRHRQKIEDQTKAFPERFGDLRMRGTPSTPSPRGSLSTTSHFSSQAQTPIQGTSDLNPFPDPRQFDRSFPALPTLTESRFSDPRMHYPGAMSAAFPYSATPSGTSLSSLSVAGMPATSRFHHTYLPPPYPGAPQSQSGPFQANPAPYHLYYGASSGSYQFSMVAAGGGERSPTRMLASCPSSATSVAAGNLMNPSLGQGDGVEAEGSHSNSPTALSTPGRMDEAVWRPY; encoded by the exons ATGCGTATTCCTGTAGACCCGAGCACCAGCCGCCGCTTCACACCTCCCTCCACGGCCTTCccctgcggcggcggcggcggcagcaagATGGGCGAGAACAGCGGCGCGCTGAGCGCGCAGGCGGCCGTGGGGCCCGGCGGGCGCGCCCGGCCCGAGGTGCGCTCGATGGTGGACGTGCTGTCGGACCACGCGGGAGAGCTCGTGCGCACCGACAGCCCCAACTTCCTCTGCTCCGTGCTGCCCTCGCACTGGCGCTGCAACAAGACGCTGCCCGTCGCCTTCAAG gtggtggcactgggggatGTGCCAGATGGGACGGTGGTGACGGTGATGGCAGGCAACGATGAGAACTATTCTGCTGAACTGCGCAATGCCTCTGCTGTCATGAAGAACCAGGTGGCTAGATTCAATGACCTGCGCTTCGTGGGCCGCAGTGGGCGAG GGAAGAGCTTCACACTGACCATCACAGTGTTCACCAACCCCACCCAAGTGGCCACCTACCACCGAGCCATCAAGGTCACCGTGGATGGACCCCGGGAGCCCAGAC GGCACCGGCAGAAAATAGAAGACCAGACCAAGGCGTTCCCAGAGCGCTTTGGGGACCTGCGCATGCGAGGGACACCGAGCACGCCCAGCCCCCGCGGCTCACTCAGCACCACAAGCCACTTCAGCAGCCAGGCCCAGACCCCAATCCAAG GCACCTCGGACCTGAACCCGTTCCCAGACCCCCGCCAGTTTGACCGCTCCTTCCCGGCCTTGCCAACCCTCACAGAGAGCCGCTTCTCCGATCCCAGGATGCATTACCCAGGGGCCATGTCAGCTGCCTTCCCCTACAGCGCCACTCCCTCGGGCACCAGCCTGAGCAGCCTCAGCGTGGCGGGCATGCCAGCCACCAGCCGCTTCCACCACACCTACCTCCCACCGCCCTACCCTGGGGCCCCGCAGAGCCAGAGCGGCCCCTTCCAGGCCAACCCTGCGCCCTACCACCTCTACTATGGAGCCTCCTCAGGCTCCTACCAGTTCTCCATGGTGGCTGCGGGTGGTGGTGAGCGCTCTCCCACCCGCATGCTGGCCTCCTGTCCCAGCAGTGCCACATCAGTGGCTGCTGGCAACCTCATGAACCCCAGCCTGGGCCAAGGCGATGGCGTGGAGGCTGAAGGCAGCCACAGCAACTCACCCACGGCCCTGAGCACACCGGGCCGCATGGACGAGGCCGTGTGGCGGCCCTACTGA
- the Runx3 gene encoding runt-related transcription factor 3 isoform X2: MRIPVDPSTSRRFTPPSTAFPCGGGGGSKMGENSGALSAQAAVGPGGRARPEVRSMVDVLSDHAGELVRTDSPNFLCSVLPSHWRCNKTLPVAFKVVALGDVPDGTVVTVMAGNDENYSAELRNASAVMKNQVARFNDLRFVGRSGRGKSFTLTITVFTNPTQVATYHRAIKVTVDGPREPRRTSDLNPFPDPRQFDRSFPALPTLTESRFSDPRMHYPGAMSAAFPYSATPSGTSLSSLSVAGMPATSRFHHTYLPPPYPGAPQSQSGPFQANPAPYHLYYGASSGSYQFSMVAAGGGERSPTRMLASCPSSATSVAAGNLMNPSLGQGDGVEAEGSHSNSPTALSTPGRMDEAVWRPY; the protein is encoded by the exons ATGCGTATTCCTGTAGACCCGAGCACCAGCCGCCGCTTCACACCTCCCTCCACGGCCTTCccctgcggcggcggcggcggcagcaagATGGGCGAGAACAGCGGCGCGCTGAGCGCGCAGGCGGCCGTGGGGCCCGGCGGGCGCGCCCGGCCCGAGGTGCGCTCGATGGTGGACGTGCTGTCGGACCACGCGGGAGAGCTCGTGCGCACCGACAGCCCCAACTTCCTCTGCTCCGTGCTGCCCTCGCACTGGCGCTGCAACAAGACGCTGCCCGTCGCCTTCAAG gtggtggcactgggggatGTGCCAGATGGGACGGTGGTGACGGTGATGGCAGGCAACGATGAGAACTATTCTGCTGAACTGCGCAATGCCTCTGCTGTCATGAAGAACCAGGTGGCTAGATTCAATGACCTGCGCTTCGTGGGCCGCAGTGGGCGAG GGAAGAGCTTCACACTGACCATCACAGTGTTCACCAACCCCACCCAAGTGGCCACCTACCACCGAGCCATCAAGGTCACCGTGGATGGACCCCGGGAGCCCAGAC GCACCTCGGACCTGAACCCGTTCCCAGACCCCCGCCAGTTTGACCGCTCCTTCCCGGCCTTGCCAACCCTCACAGAGAGCCGCTTCTCCGATCCCAGGATGCATTACCCAGGGGCCATGTCAGCTGCCTTCCCCTACAGCGCCACTCCCTCGGGCACCAGCCTGAGCAGCCTCAGCGTGGCGGGCATGCCAGCCACCAGCCGCTTCCACCACACCTACCTCCCACCGCCCTACCCTGGGGCCCCGCAGAGCCAGAGCGGCCCCTTCCAGGCCAACCCTGCGCCCTACCACCTCTACTATGGAGCCTCCTCAGGCTCCTACCAGTTCTCCATGGTGGCTGCGGGTGGTGGTGAGCGCTCTCCCACCCGCATGCTGGCCTCCTGTCCCAGCAGTGCCACATCAGTGGCTGCTGGCAACCTCATGAACCCCAGCCTGGGCCAAGGCGATGGCGTGGAGGCTGAAGGCAGCCACAGCAACTCACCCACGGCCCTGAGCACACCGGGCCGCATGGACGAGGCCGTGTGGCGGCCCTACTGA